Proteins encoded by one window of Micromonospora coxensis:
- a CDS encoding DUF3499 domain-containing protein — protein sequence MRSPRRCSRNGCPRQAVATLTYVYNESTAVVGPLAAFAEPHTYDLCEPHARSLTAPRGWDVVRHEGEFEPPPPTTDDLVALAEAVREAARPVAPRPPEDDQNVHQGPQTGRRGHLRVIPPNH from the coding sequence GTGAGGTCACCACGGCGCTGCTCCCGTAACGGCTGCCCCCGGCAAGCGGTCGCCACGCTGACCTATGTCTACAACGAGTCGACGGCCGTGGTGGGTCCGCTCGCGGCCTTCGCCGAGCCGCACACGTACGACCTCTGCGAGCCGCACGCCCGCAGTCTGACCGCCCCCCGGGGCTGGGACGTGGTGCGGCACGAGGGCGAGTTCGAGCCGCCGCCGCCGACCACCGACGACCTGGTCGCGCTCGCCGAGGCGGTCCGCGAGGCCGCCCGCCCGGTCGCCCCGCGCCCCCCTGAGGACGACCAGAACGTCCACCAGGGTCCGCAGACCGGCCGTCGCGGCCACCTCCGCGTCATCCCCCCCAACCACTGA